The Geomonas agri genome contains the following window.
TCTCCGGTGCCATGGTCTGCATGGTCCCCGCCCACACGAGTCTGTCCGAGCTGAGGTCAAACAGGTTCACCTGCATGGTAGCCACATCATAGGTGCTCACGTAGGTTGGCCCGTAAAGGGCCATGGAGCGGTAGTAACCGGGGAAGTCCCAATCGGGAAAGGCGGGAGGATACCAGTACCCCGGGTAGGGCGTGGCGACGGCGCCAGGTTGCACCGTTGTCTGTTTTTCCACCTTGATGGTCTGCACGGTGAGCACGCCGTTGGACCCGGTGGAGCGCACGGCCCGGTCCAGTGCGTGCCAGTCAGGCAGCGTCGCCTGCGACAGGATGGTGTAGCTGGCGACTGCCTCCACCCCGTGCTTGTGCAGTTCGCTGACCAGCGTGTCCTCATACACGGCCCGACTCCCCTCTTTCCTGGCGAAGCTCACCACGAGTACCTTGTGCAGCCGGTTGCCGCTCAGCGACGGGTTGCGCCAGGTATCCACCACTGACACCGAAGCACAGGAACAAAGGAGGGTGGTCAAACACAAGACTACGGCGATCCTGATCAGGTTGCGCATGTGTCACCTCCGTTTACGGCTGGAATTTTGGTACTGGCAGGGGTTGGCAGGGGTTGGCAGGGGGCACGGGCGAAGATTGGAAATATTTATACCAAGTTGCTGCATGTTGGCAATCGTATATACTGGGGTGGTCAATAATTAGCGCCTCCCCCTCGCCGGATTCGTTTACAATTTCATAAGAAGCGAAATTCAGGCGGATGCTTTTCAGGGAAACCGGGAACCACAAAGCGACGTTCACTCAGGAGGCAGGGTCATGGAAAATTACAAACGCATTCTCGTGGTTAACAGGATGAGCGAATACTGCAGGGATGCCGTTCAGGCA
Protein-coding sequences here:
- a CDS encoding DUF4136 domain-containing protein; this encodes MRNLIRIAVVLCLTTLLCSCASVSVVDTWRNPSLSGNRLHKVLVVSFARKEGSRAVYEDTLVSELHKHGVEAVASYTILSQATLPDWHALDRAVRSTGSNGVLTVQTIKVEKQTTVQPGAVATPYPGYWYPPAFPDWDFPGYYRSMALYGPTYVSTYDVATMQVNLFDLSSDRLVWAGTMQTMAPENVTKVGKDLAHKVVKSLKKEGLI